One Edaphobacter flagellatus genomic region harbors:
- a CDS encoding acyl-CoA dehydrogenase, with amino-acid sequence MFGLTAEQEQLQKEVRAFAEREVAPHVSEWDEKSEFPHAVVKKLGEMGLLGVIFPEELGGAGMGYVEYVLAIEELSRVDGSVGIIVAAHNSLCTNHIMLAGNDEQRSRWIPKLASGQWLGAWGLTEPGSGSDAGGARTTAVKRGDKWVINGSKTFITNGSYANCAVVLAVTDKEKGTRGGISAFVVERGTPGFRSGKKENKLGLRASDTAELIFENCEVPEENQIGKPGDGFKDAMRVLDGGRISIAALSLGMGRGALDSAMKYAQERKQFGKAISEFQAIQFKLADMATELDAAWLLTMRAAHMKDKGQKVTLESAMAKLYASEAACRICDEGVQIHGGYGFIKDYPAEKFYRDVRLCPIGEGTSEIQRMVIARELLGKAPSRG; translated from the coding sequence ATGTTTGGGTTGACCGCAGAGCAGGAGCAGCTGCAAAAAGAGGTTCGTGCCTTCGCTGAGCGTGAAGTGGCACCGCATGTTTCAGAGTGGGACGAGAAGAGCGAGTTCCCGCATGCAGTCGTCAAAAAGCTGGGCGAGATGGGCTTGCTTGGCGTGATATTTCCTGAAGAGCTCGGTGGCGCCGGTATGGGCTACGTCGAATATGTGCTTGCTATCGAAGAGCTGTCGCGTGTGGACGGAAGTGTGGGTATTATCGTCGCGGCACACAACTCTCTCTGCACAAACCACATCATGCTTGCAGGCAATGACGAGCAGCGCAGTCGGTGGATTCCTAAGCTTGCCAGTGGCCAGTGGCTTGGCGCGTGGGGACTCACCGAACCCGGCTCAGGCTCTGATGCCGGAGGCGCAAGAACCACTGCGGTCAAGCGTGGTGACAAGTGGGTGATCAATGGCTCGAAAACGTTTATCACCAATGGAAGCTACGCCAACTGCGCTGTTGTTCTTGCTGTGACCGACAAGGAGAAGGGAACCCGCGGCGGGATCTCGGCTTTCGTCGTCGAACGCGGTACGCCGGGTTTTCGTTCCGGTAAGAAAGAGAACAAGCTCGGCCTGCGTGCCAGCGATACAGCAGAATTGATCTTCGAAAACTGCGAAGTGCCGGAAGAGAACCAGATCGGCAAGCCGGGAGATGGGTTTAAAGATGCCATGCGCGTGCTTGATGGTGGGCGCATCTCGATTGCTGCGTTGAGCCTCGGCATGGGCCGCGGTGCGCTGGACTCTGCCATGAAGTATGCGCAGGAGCGTAAACAGTTCGGCAAGGCCATCAGCGAGTTTCAGGCTATCCAGTTCAAGCTGGCCGACATGGCAACCGAACTCGACGCAGCGTGGTTGCTGACCATGCGTGCGGCGCATATGAAGGACAAAGGCCAGAAAGTGACTCTGGAGTCGGCAATGGCCAAGCTCTACGCGAGCGAAGCTGCATGCCGCATCTGCGATGAAGGTGTGCAGATTCACGGTGGCTATGGCTTTATTAAGGACTACCCGGCTGAGAAGTTTTATCGTGACGTCCGTCTCTGTCCCATCGGCGAGGGAACCAGCGAAATTCAGCGTATGGTCATCGCTCGCGAGCTGCTTGGGAAAGCTCCTAGCCGCGGCTGA
- a CDS encoding M28 family peptidase, translating into MKRLLLLFIYILAVSLTVTAQKTVLRGAGKFSGQAAYDLTKEFLAAAPHRWIGSPDHVKAEAFIKSHFAAEAAKGNFETDTFTASTPAGQLAMKNFIVRYPGKKDGVIVLASHYETNYPLRDTGFVGANDGACTSAFLVELGNYLRAHPPEGYSVWLVFDDGEEAIQSWSDRDSLYGTRHLAAKWSQDNTLKKIKAFIVLDMIGDKDLNIDRDANSTGWLLDLLATAAKNTGHSSYVFKNQNALQDDHLPFRQRGVPVLDIIDIEYGTPSSQYPEGYHHTPLDTLDKISAHSLQVVGDMVIELLHLIDQHG; encoded by the coding sequence CCTCCTCCTCCTCTTCATATACATTCTTGCGGTTTCACTCACGGTTACCGCGCAAAAAACCGTATTGCGCGGGGCAGGGAAGTTCAGCGGTCAGGCTGCCTATGATCTGACGAAAGAGTTCCTCGCCGCTGCACCTCATCGCTGGATTGGCTCGCCCGACCACGTTAAGGCAGAGGCTTTTATCAAGTCACACTTTGCCGCCGAAGCCGCAAAAGGCAACTTCGAGACGGACACCTTCACTGCCTCTACTCCTGCTGGACAACTGGCGATGAAAAACTTCATCGTGCGCTATCCAGGCAAGAAGGATGGCGTAATCGTTCTCGCCAGTCACTACGAGACGAACTATCCGCTGCGCGATACTGGTTTTGTCGGAGCCAACGACGGTGCATGCACTTCAGCCTTCCTTGTCGAGCTGGGCAACTATCTGCGCGCGCATCCGCCTGAAGGCTATAGCGTATGGCTCGTGTTCGATGACGGCGAAGAGGCCATCCAGTCCTGGAGCGACCGCGATTCGCTCTACGGTACGCGCCACCTGGCCGCGAAATGGTCGCAGGACAATACTCTCAAGAAGATCAAAGCCTTCATCGTCCTCGACATGATCGGCGACAAGGACCTGAACATCGATCGCGACGCCAACTCCACTGGTTGGCTGCTCGATCTGCTGGCGACCGCGGCGAAGAATACCGGCCACTCCAGCTACGTCTTCAAGAACCAGAACGCGTTGCAGGACGACCATCTTCCGTTCCGGCAGCGCGGAGTTCCAGTGCTCGACATCATCGACATTGAGTACGGCACACCGTCGAGCCAGTATCCCGAGGGCTACCACCATACTCCGCTCGACACACTCGACAAGATCAGCGCGCACTCGCTGCAAGTCGTGGGTGACATGGTCATCGAACTGCTTCACCTGATTGACCAGCACGGCTAA